One Echinicola strongylocentroti DNA window includes the following coding sequences:
- a CDS encoding sulfotransferase family protein, whose product MNQIDTILADKQFLPEDGLVIFGEARSGSTWLMELLGHIPGSIINWEPLHEERGVVPVSLNWGDRPYIPIEDKHAEYVDCIMDMLSLRKYSEWTIGKNSIEDLVSGKMVLTKFVRANLLLPWMCQHVKFKHKPVLLVRHPIDTSLSQLRAFGSGVNDYGEIPSGINNARFTNHRKMMQEAQNDLEYKITLWCINNMPVLENPSLRDWVEVVFYEDLIIDPRKQLRSILGRIIPYEHISEVMSHIPLRAPSETNLQGRLENSPIKQLYKNIDVIDYSQKERIQNIFDHFGLKLYNAFGPFRLCSKSL is encoded by the coding sequence ATGAATCAGATAGACACGATTTTGGCAGATAAGCAATTCCTCCCGGAGGATGGTTTGGTAATTTTCGGGGAAGCCAGAAGTGGAAGCACTTGGCTAATGGAGCTCCTCGGTCATATCCCCGGTTCCATTATCAATTGGGAACCGCTACATGAGGAAAGGGGAGTAGTTCCTGTCAGTTTGAATTGGGGAGACCGGCCTTATATTCCCATTGAAGATAAGCATGCAGAATATGTGGACTGTATCATGGATATGTTGTCCCTCAGAAAGTATTCCGAGTGGACGATTGGCAAGAATTCCATAGAAGACTTAGTAAGTGGAAAAATGGTTCTGACCAAATTTGTCAGGGCCAACTTGCTGCTCCCTTGGATGTGCCAACACGTCAAGTTCAAGCATAAACCTGTGTTACTGGTGAGGCATCCTATAGATACCAGTCTTTCCCAGCTTAGGGCGTTTGGAAGCGGAGTCAATGATTATGGTGAAATTCCGTCGGGTATTAACAATGCCCGCTTCACAAACCATAGAAAAATGATGCAAGAAGCTCAAAATGATTTGGAGTATAAGATTACCCTATGGTGCATCAATAATATGCCGGTTTTGGAAAACCCAAGTTTAAGGGATTGGGTGGAAGTGGTCTTTTATGAAGATTTGATCATCGATCCCCGAAAACAACTCCGTTCGATTTTAGGACGGATCATTCCCTATGAACATATTTCGGAAGTAATGTCACACATTCCTTTAAGGGCTCCCAGCGAGACGAATTTGCAGGGACGACTGGAAAACAGTCCTATAAAGCAACTTTACAAAAATATTGATGTCATTGATTATAGCCAAAAGGAGCGGATTCAAAACATTTTTGACCATTTTGGATTAAAGCTGTACAATGCTTTTGGGCCTTTTAGGTTATGTAGTAAATCTTTGTGA
- a CDS encoding 6-bladed beta-propeller: MRATFKVLGDKTLYRCIWIFPLLVLLTFCNGKNKPSNDHILESSINFSNNEISSISKIVSSIEYFVLPSNSSISFVDKAIRTKGFYVLGDFDLSKSLTVLNEKLELVGNIQNYGEGPSEYQHIQDFTINREENTVDVLSINKLGLILMENF, encoded by the coding sequence ATGAGAGCAACCTTTAAAGTCTTAGGCGATAAAACATTATATAGATGTATTTGGATTTTTCCCTTGTTGGTCTTACTCACGTTTTGCAATGGCAAGAATAAACCTTCCAATGATCATATTTTAGAATCATCGATTAATTTCTCAAATAATGAAATTTCCTCGATTAGCAAAATTGTATCTAGCATTGAATACTTTGTTTTGCCTTCTAATAGTTCTATATCTTTTGTGGATAAGGCTATTAGAACTAAAGGTTTCTATGTTTTAGGAGATTTTGATTTATCAAAATCACTTACAGTTTTAAATGAAAAATTAGAATTAGTAGGTAATATTCAAAATTACGGTGAAGGACCATCTGAATATCAACATATTCAAGACTTTACGATCAATAGAGAGGAGAATACCGTTGATGTTTTATCAATAAATAAATTAGGTTTAATTTTAATGGAGAATTTCTAG
- a CDS encoding 6-bladed beta-propeller, whose product MQHIENSKYIAFTPNGMKSGLNRQNSSSCFTIWDIKNGETVNVNSPIEKLKIGHARERNNLTYQNGDLLFSINFLDTIYTLNTCGDVKSKRFFKSEIPSLPLEYVESTNSMLHYLNNSEIRTKYFYHQANLLEDESYFMTRVVKNGKFTNLLYSKNSGKSVLFSQFENDIDFGLKWINPLILDEETLITVTEPMELISQFEEGSPVDSEFYKVTKNLTIDSPLILIKYHLNF is encoded by the coding sequence ATTCAACATATAGAAAACTCAAAATATATAGCGTTTACTCCAAATGGAATGAAGTCTGGTTTAAATAGACAAAATAGTTCCAGTTGTTTTACAATTTGGGATATAAAAAATGGTGAAACTGTAAATGTAAATTCTCCCATTGAAAAGTTAAAGATTGGTCATGCGAGAGAAAGGAACAATTTGACATACCAAAATGGAGACCTTTTGTTTTCAATAAATTTTTTAGATACAATTTATACTTTAAATACCTGTGGTGATGTGAAATCGAAAAGATTCTTTAAGAGCGAAATTCCAAGTTTACCACTGGAATATGTAGAATCAACAAATTCAATGTTGCATTACCTGAATAACTCTGAAATCAGGACTAAATATTTTTATCATCAAGCTAATTTACTTGAGGATGAAAGTTATTTTATGACAAGAGTTGTTAAAAACGGAAAATTCACCAACTTACTTTATTCTAAGAATAGTGGAAAAAGTGTTCTTTTTTCGCAATTTGAAAATGATATCGATTTTGGATTAAAATGGATAAATCCTTTGATATTGGATGAAGAAACTTTAATAACTGTTACAGAACCAATGGAATTAATTTCTCAATTTGAAGAAGGTTCTCCGGTGGATTCTGAATTTTATAAAGTAACAAAGAATTTAACTATTGATTCTCCCCTGATTTTAATTAAATATCATCTAAATTTTTAG
- a CDS encoding glycoside hydrolase family protein, which yields MAGIGSVINYLYQKGLLEESPFELFSEPEDTLIKVLFGVRCHEITLSEGLPGIGIYFLFRLRETGLRGDSFQAMRYREAIIATIDQLNDFLKRMPREKLAQYDLSICHGWSGVYLYLLQVERLGYVKEKITKLVHRIQMMIGKLTFTS from the coding sequence TTGGCGGGAATCGGTAGCGTTATCAATTACCTGTATCAGAAGGGATTATTGGAAGAAAGCCCCTTTGAACTTTTTTCGGAGCCGGAGGATACGTTGATAAAGGTGCTTTTTGGGGTCAGGTGCCATGAAATCACCCTTTCGGAGGGATTGCCCGGGATTGGGATATATTTTCTGTTCCGCCTTAGGGAAACCGGTTTGCGGGGGGATTCCTTTCAGGCCATGCGGTATAGGGAAGCGATCATCGCCACCATAGACCAGCTGAATGATTTCCTTAAGCGAATGCCCCGGGAAAAACTCGCTCAATATGACCTGAGTATCTGTCATGGCTGGAGTGGGGTTTACCTGTACTTGCTGCAAGTGGAACGATTGGGATATGTAAAGGAGAAAATTACCAAACTGGTCCATCGGATACAGATGATGATTGGTAAATTAACGTTCACGAGTTGA
- a CDS encoding BF3164 family lipoprotein has protein sequence MKVAKLSFSLIVLLMLFVSCSYNKDRFHKVFSFESISEIKSLEGVKHEFVELINPKKIELKNKFLIIGESRRIDDYNFPIHIIDKVKMKYLSGKGKIGFGPGEISDAYGIGVSGKDSMLWVYSALEKRFSKFNIYDQEQLSKYQIKQDENFFMATAMAWSSDSSVVCRMANDPKKFVEFKIDGTRLAGYGLWQNLEVGEELNDFNMGQLNHGWFKGNREKNIYVNAGYNRDHIEILHKRKGEIYTIDGPRNEIPKYKFVSGGKGRLNRLIIDEDNPKAYRDVCIGDEYIYGLYSGYTRKEILREGKYANDIFVFNYQGDIIDHYKIDISLSAFTVDDKSGKIYGITADENPGIAVFNVPD, from the coding sequence ATGAAAGTAGCCAAGCTTAGCTTTAGTTTAATTGTCCTCTTAATGTTATTTGTTTCATGTTCGTATAATAAGGATAGATTTCATAAGGTGTTTTCTTTTGAGTCAATATCAGAAATAAAATCCCTGGAAGGGGTTAAACATGAATTTGTTGAGCTGATAAACCCAAAAAAAATCGAACTAAAAAATAAATTTCTGATAATAGGAGAAAGTAGAAGAATTGACGATTACAATTTTCCTATACACATTATTGATAAAGTAAAAATGAAGTACCTTTCAGGAAAAGGGAAAATAGGGTTTGGACCTGGTGAAATATCAGATGCTTATGGAATAGGTGTAAGTGGGAAAGACAGTATGTTGTGGGTGTATTCAGCTCTTGAAAAGCGATTTTCTAAGTTTAATATTTATGACCAAGAGCAACTTTCAAAATATCAGATAAAGCAGGATGAAAACTTTTTTATGGCAACAGCCATGGCTTGGAGTTCAGATAGTTCTGTGGTGTGTCGGATGGCCAATGATCCAAAAAAATTTGTTGAGTTTAAAATAGATGGGACAAGGTTAGCGGGCTATGGACTTTGGCAGAATTTAGAAGTTGGTGAGGAACTTAACGATTTTAATATGGGGCAACTAAATCATGGGTGGTTCAAAGGAAATAGAGAAAAGAATATTTATGTTAACGCTGGCTATAATCGGGATCATATTGAAATTCTGCATAAAAGGAAAGGAGAAATTTACACTATAGATGGTCCAAGAAATGAGATTCCTAAATATAAGTTTGTTTCTGGAGGAAAAGGAAGATTAAATCGCCTAATAATAGATGAAGATAACCCAAAAGCCTACCGAGATGTGTGTATTGGGGATGAATATATATATGGTTTATATTCTGGATACACTAGAAAGGAAATATTGCGGGAAGGTAAATATGCCAATGATATCTTTGTTTTTAATTATCAGGGAGATATTATAGATCATTACAAAATTGACATTTCTTTAAGTGCTTTTACTGTGGATGATAAATCAGGGAAAATATATGGAATCACTGCGGATGAAAATCCAGGAATTGCTGTTTTTAATGTGCCTGATTGA
- a CDS encoding glycoside hydrolase family protein, which produces MIDYLHLNTSFSDNLGLINGKSASILYFSSLEDPFYAEDIAYSFLEELLGQVNVASLLDYGNGFAGIGSLINYLHQKELLEESPFELFSEPEDTLIKVLFGARCHEITLSEGLPGIGMYFLFRLRDSGLPEDSFQAMRYKEAIIATIDQLNHLLKRMPQEKLAEYDLSIWHGWSGVYLYLLQAKRLGYVKEKIAELTLQVRKIMVGMLGTAKVSWMHLEAWFTLFQDPDTWQNEVMADRLEQYLQQIKSEPVDFYNAAFYALLLRLLGEATGAASASDQLENFVRKKLDEIPLSRLFSADPRTGAIPMGLDRGLVGTALPLHSLETGNWEWLELLGIGEMQYEKLGKKSVMKNFE; this is translated from the coding sequence ATGATAGACTATCTCCATTTAAACACTTCCTTTTCGGACAATCTAGGTCTAATAAATGGCAAAAGCGCTTCCATCCTATATTTCTCAAGCTTGGAAGATCCGTTTTATGCCGAAGATATTGCTTATTCTTTTTTAGAGGAGTTGCTCGGACAAGTAAACGTAGCTTCATTGCTTGATTACGGAAACGGGTTTGCGGGAATTGGCAGCCTTATCAATTACCTGCATCAGAAGGAATTGCTGGAAGAAAGCCCCTTTGAACTTTTTTCGGAGCCGGAGGATACGTTGATAAAGGTGCTTTTTGGGGCCAGGTGCCATGAAATCACCCTTTCGGAGGGATTGCCCGGGATTGGGATGTATTTTCTGTTTCGCCTTAGGGACAGCGGTTTGCCGGAGGATTCCTTTCAGGCCATGCGGTATAAGGAAGCGATCATCGCTACGATTGACCAGCTGAATCATTTGCTTAAGCGAATGCCTCAGGAAAAATTAGCTGAATATGACCTGAGCATTTGGCATGGCTGGTCTGGGGTTTACCTGTACTTGCTGCAAGCGAAACGATTGGGATATGTAAAAGAGAAGATAGCTGAGTTAACGCTGCAGGTCAGGAAAATTATGGTTGGAATGTTGGGTACAGCAAAGGTAAGCTGGATGCACTTGGAAGCTTGGTTTACGCTTTTCCAAGACCCAGATACCTGGCAAAATGAAGTAATGGCGGACAGGCTGGAGCAGTACCTACAACAAATTAAAAGTGAGCCTGTTGATTTTTATAATGCCGCTTTTTACGCCTTGTTATTGAGGTTATTGGGGGAAGCCACTGGGGCAGCGTCCGCATCCGACCAGTTAGAAAACTTCGTCAGAAAAAAGCTGGACGAAATACCGCTCAGTCGCCTGTTTTCCGCAGATCCACGGACAGGCGCGATTCCTATGGGATTGGACAGAGGACTGGTGGGGACAGCACTTCCTTTGCACAGCTTGGAAACGGGAAATTGGGAGTGGTTGGAGCTGTTGGGAATTGGAGAAATGCAATATGAAAAATTGGGAAAGAAAAGTGTAATGAAAAATTTTGAATAA
- a CDS encoding galactosyltransferase-related protein — translation MSTFKKTPLKDVSFLIPVRIDHTDRLTNLEVIIAYLSKYFDTSVWIWENDVEPKVPDWIRKTTNYHFEPSKGDLFRRTRINNRLIKACDTPIAVLYDTDVIIPPQQLIASVEMIRQHRAGFALPYDGRFVQVDRYHRKLFSRLLEPRMLTDSLTAFAVDTYLSVGGCFVFDREVYRRCGMENEGIEGWGHDDAERVKRLEKLGYSIFRPEGPLFHLWHERTVNSWFYDEVRAIRSCRAYLETCKADRGALERSISLWRWRGE, via the coding sequence ATGAGCACCTTCAAAAAGACACCTTTAAAAGACGTCAGTTTTTTGATACCTGTTAGGATCGACCATACCGACAGGCTGACTAATCTGGAAGTGATCATTGCTTACCTAAGTAAATACTTCGACACATCGGTATGGATATGGGAAAATGATGTGGAGCCGAAAGTTCCGGACTGGATCAGAAAAACCACCAATTATCATTTTGAACCTTCCAAAGGGGACTTGTTTCGGAGGACAAGGATTAATAACCGCCTGATCAAGGCATGTGATACTCCGATAGCGGTGCTTTATGATACGGATGTTATTATCCCGCCACAGCAGCTTATAGCGTCGGTGGAAATGATCCGTCAGCATAGGGCGGGTTTCGCCTTGCCCTATGATGGGCGGTTTGTACAGGTGGACCGTTATCACCGGAAACTTTTTTCAAGATTGCTCGAACCACGTATGTTAACGGACAGTTTGACGGCTTTTGCAGTGGATACTTACCTGTCAGTGGGAGGTTGTTTTGTATTTGATCGTGAAGTGTACCGTAGGTGTGGCATGGAAAACGAAGGAATAGAGGGTTGGGGGCATGATGATGCAGAACGGGTAAAACGCTTAGAAAAGTTGGGGTACAGCATCTTTCGACCCGAAGGTCCTCTTTTCCACCTATGGCATGAGAGGACGGTCAATTCTTGGTTTTATGATGAAGTACGGGCTATCAGGAGCTGTAGGGCTTACTTGGAAACCTGTAAGGCAGATAGGGGGGCGCTGGAAAGGAGTATCAGCCTGTGGAGATGGAGGGGAGAATAA
- a CDS encoding glycosyltransferase: MNNNSPINLILLYCGQRTGNFGAGSHIGSLLPFIKKESNIRFMVIQTDDKEAEKVGMEKIDGVDVLRIPQPENKLFLASTQDPIFKIYAKRLVEIIYPYVRGIENPIFWVNSIDYLNVCFELKEHLDCQLLYVHHAWSWKIHYNVSDEEFMEVYRKNECTDASTAIEFTRYQQSIAMLADQVVTVTDQAKGFFTRYLGVPMGKVSTIYNGIDMNANSDKVDKCFIRKRLGIAEGEKIILYTGRIKADKGLGYLLEAFKKVLEEAPNCRLVLVGKGDFEEFIPLAYPHSTKVTFTGKLPKEAVYDWYRIADVGILPSLHEQCSYTAIEMRFFQVPIIVSSVDGLEDMFRDEYDALKLKVNYKENGERTLDTNDIASNILRILSDQNLAKKLAENGLSEAKEKFTGERMWKGYFDLLRDMNQKEGLFQRGQEGY, translated from the coding sequence ATGAACAACAATTCACCCATCAATCTTATCCTTTTGTATTGCGGACAACGAACCGGGAATTTTGGAGCAGGCTCACATATTGGAAGCCTTTTGCCTTTTATTAAGAAGGAAAGTAATATTCGTTTTATGGTGATACAGACGGATGACAAGGAGGCCGAAAAGGTGGGAATGGAAAAGATCGATGGGGTGGATGTGCTCCGTATTCCCCAGCCGGAAAACAAACTCTTTCTGGCCAGTACGCAGGATCCTATTTTTAAAATTTATGCCAAAAGGTTGGTAGAGATCATTTATCCTTATGTCAGGGGTATAGAAAACCCAATCTTTTGGGTGAACTCTATCGATTACCTCAACGTGTGCTTTGAACTGAAGGAACACTTGGATTGTCAGCTGCTTTATGTTCACCATGCCTGGAGCTGGAAGATCCATTATAATGTCAGCGATGAGGAGTTTATGGAAGTTTACCGAAAGAATGAATGTACGGATGCATCTACGGCCATAGAATTTACCCGGTATCAGCAGTCCATAGCCATGCTGGCGGATCAGGTGGTGACCGTAACCGATCAGGCCAAGGGCTTTTTTACTCGATATTTGGGTGTTCCTATGGGAAAGGTAAGCACCATTTATAATGGCATTGATATGAACGCTAATTCCGATAAGGTGGATAAATGCTTTATTCGTAAAAGGCTGGGGATAGCTGAAGGTGAAAAGATCATTCTCTATACAGGAAGAATCAAAGCGGACAAAGGGCTTGGTTATTTGTTAGAAGCCTTTAAGAAAGTGTTGGAAGAAGCGCCTAACTGTAGGTTGGTATTGGTCGGTAAAGGGGATTTTGAGGAGTTTATACCATTGGCCTATCCGCATTCCACCAAGGTGACCTTTACGGGCAAGCTACCGAAGGAAGCAGTCTATGATTGGTACCGGATAGCCGATGTGGGCATTTTGCCTTCCTTGCATGAACAGTGCAGCTATACGGCCATTGAGATGCGTTTTTTCCAAGTTCCCATTATTGTCAGTAGTGTGGACGGGCTAGAGGATATGTTTCGAGATGAATACGATGCGCTAAAATTGAAGGTCAACTATAAAGAGAATGGTGAAAGGACATTGGATACGAATGATATTGCTTCCAATATTTTGCGGATTCTTTCAGACCAAAATCTAGCAAAGAAACTTGCCGAAAATGGTTTAAGTGAAGCAAAGGAAAAGTTTACTGGGGAAAGAATGTGGAAAGGGTATTTCGATCTTTTGAGGGATATGAATCAAAAAGAGGGATTATTTCAAAGGGGGCAGGAGGGCTACTGA
- a CDS encoding efflux RND transporter periplasmic adaptor subunit, with the protein MNANSLFLLLILPFLFSCENNTEQQEEIPLESMRNEVSATKVTVANAEKRSFDYLVNASGKVEAGQQVMVVIERQGYLKELDVQEGQYVEAGTVIARLDNTDNVFRKEKALVQLKNAQASYNSEKLGFGSILEGEDQDHVLQLDEQLKASSGLLSAEIELKEAELELAKATIKAPISGKVADLQLKPGSLVNGGDELCEVLNIHNLLLSVKVLESDIPFISLGQTAEVYPVSAGTGSLTGKVNSINPKVDENGLVEVGIKLGNSQKLLPGMNARAVIRAPQSDNVVVPKQALVYRSGRPVVFTVNGKEAKWNYVEVGKDNGREIEVLDGIKDGETVITSNNLQLGHQAQIQISKENE; encoded by the coding sequence ATGAATGCAAACAGCCTGTTTTTATTGCTGATTTTACCGTTTCTTTTTTCCTGTGAAAACAATACGGAGCAACAAGAGGAAATCCCCCTCGAATCCATGCGCAATGAAGTGTCCGCCACCAAGGTGACGGTGGCCAATGCCGAGAAGCGCTCTTTTGACTACCTGGTCAATGCCTCGGGGAAGGTGGAGGCAGGCCAGCAGGTAATGGTGGTCATCGAGCGGCAGGGTTACCTCAAGGAGCTGGACGTCCAGGAAGGCCAGTATGTGGAGGCCGGGACGGTCATCGCCCGTCTGGACAATACTGACAATGTTTTCAGAAAGGAAAAGGCCCTGGTGCAGCTGAAAAATGCGCAGGCATCCTATAACAGCGAAAAACTGGGATTTGGCTCCATTCTGGAAGGGGAAGACCAAGATCATGTCCTCCAGTTGGACGAGCAGCTAAAGGCCAGCAGCGGCCTGTTGTCCGCAGAGATCGAACTGAAGGAAGCGGAGCTGGAGCTGGCCAAAGCCACCATCAAGGCGCCCATCTCCGGCAAGGTGGCCGACCTGCAGTTGAAGCCCGGCAGTCTGGTCAATGGAGGCGATGAGCTCTGCGAAGTGCTCAACATCCACAACCTGTTGCTCAGTGTAAAAGTACTCGAATCCGACATTCCCTTTATTTCCCTCGGCCAGACGGCGGAGGTCTATCCCGTTTCTGCCGGCACTGGATCGTTGACGGGCAAGGTAAACAGCATCAATCCCAAGGTGGACGAAAACGGCTTGGTGGAAGTGGGCATCAAACTGGGCAATTCCCAAAAACTGCTCCCCGGCATGAACGCCCGTGCGGTGATCCGCGCCCCGCAGTCGGACAATGTGGTGGTGCCCAAGCAGGCACTGGTCTACCGCTCCGGCCGCCCGGTGGTCTTCACCGTGAACGGCAAGGAGGCCAAGTGGAACTATGTGGAGGTGGGCAAGGACAATGGCCGTGAGATAGAGGTCCTTGACGGCATCAAAGATGGAGAGACGGTCATCACGAGCAACAACCTGCAGCTGGGGCACCAGGCACAGATCCAAATCTCAAAAGAAAACGAATAG